A single candidate division SR1 bacterium Aalborg_AAW-1 DNA region contains:
- the folD gene encoding Bifunctional protein FolD protein, with protein MTTIMKGRDIANQMKAELTQRVRENDFAHKYVAIIYVGDNPASATYVRMKMKFAHEIGLQLKVFGQDPKIETYEQLMDTIVELSYDDDCLGVMPQLPLTAELRPHLMEILDALPPYKDIDGLSGGFMGQYLTEQIDFLGATPQAVFTLLDHYGYGDLYGKTITIVGQSNLLGKPLALGVMRRGGTVLSFNSSSPDDIVRNACLQSDIIISATGVVHRLDESYFRDDQSQVAIDVGRGERNGKPAGDITLHTISDKVAAYTPIPGGVGPLTIANLLMNIKRLYTIYN; from the coding sequence ATGACAACAATCATGAAAGGAAGGGACATCGCGAATCAGATGAAAGCAGAACTTACACAACGAGTCAGAGAGAACGATTTTGCACACAAGTATGTTGCGATTATTTATGTGGGTGATAATCCAGCTTCTGCGACCTATGTCCGTATGAAGATGAAGTTTGCTCATGAGATTGGACTGCAACTCAAAGTTTTTGGTCAAGATCCGAAGATAGAGACTTACGAACAACTGATGGATACGATAGTAGAACTGTCGTATGATGATGATTGTCTCGGTGTGATGCCACAACTTCCCCTTACGGCTGAATTGAGGCCTCATCTCATGGAGATACTGGATGCACTACCTCCGTATAAGGATATTGATGGACTGAGTGGTGGGTTTATGGGACAATATCTTACTGAACAGATTGATTTTCTAGGTGCTACTCCACAAGCAGTATTTACCTTATTGGATCACTATGGATATGGTGATCTGTATGGTAAAACAATAACTATTGTCTGACAAAGTAACTTGTTAGGTAAGCCATTGGCGTTAGGAGTAATGCGTCGTGGTGGTACTGTTCTTTCATTCAACTCTAGCTCGCCTGATGATATTGTCAGAAATGCTTGTTTGCAATCAGATATTATTATCTCTGCTACAGGAGTAGTACATCGTCTAGATGAAAGCTATTTCCGTGATGATCAATCACAAGTAGCGATTGATGTGGGACGAGGAGAGCGAAATGGAAAACCAGCAGGAGATATAACTTTACATACAATTAGTGATAAAGTTGCTGCCTATACACCGATCCCATGATGAGTATGACCACTCACTATTGCAAATCTTTTGATGAATATTAAGAGATTATATACTATATATAATTAA